From the Candidatus Nomurabacteria bacterium genome, one window contains:
- the msrA gene encoding peptide-methionine (S)-S-oxide reductase MsrA encodes MSKKEAIYAGGCFWCTEQDLRKVNGVIDIMPGYTGGSENDANYDDVATHKTSHREAVKVEYDDTKTSFKKITQFFLDHIDPTDAGGQFFDRGENYKTAIYFSNGDEEGIAKSLLVELGESGIYDKPIAVGILPTLPFYVAESEHQNYAEKNPVRYSIYKQGSGREDFVNNVCAIRDEKKINWKD; translated from the coding sequence ATGTCTAAAAAAGAAGCAATATACGCAGGAGGATGTTTTTGGTGTACAGAGCAAGATTTGCGCAAAGTGAACGGTGTTATAGATATCATGCCTGGCTATACAGGTGGTAGTGAAAACGATGCAAACTACGATGATGTAGCCACACACAAAACTTCTCATCGTGAAGCGGTAAAAGTAGAGTACGATGATACGAAAACATCTTTCAAAAAGATCACACAGTTTTTTCTAGACCATATCGATCCGACAGATGCTGGTGGGCAGTTTTTTGACCGAGGAGAAAATTATAAAACTGCTATTTATTTTTCAAACGGAGATGAAGAGGGTATTGCTAAGTCACTTTTGGTAGAGCTTGGAGAAAGTGGAATCTATGACAAGCCGATTGCAGTTGGAATATTACCAACCCTGCCTTTTTATGTAGCCGAATCTGAACATCAAAATTATGCGGAAAAGAATCCGGTACGTTATAGTATATACAAGCAAGGTTCAGGCCGAGAAGATTTTGTAAACAATGTTTGTGCGATTAGAGATGAGAAAAAGATAAATTGGAAAGATTAA
- a CDS encoding AAA family ATPase: MTQREALNILKTGASVFLTGEPGAGKSYVIREYVDYLHEHGIEPAITASTGIAATHIHGQTIHSWSGIGIKDFLSPYDLEALSEKEYLVKRLKNTTTLIIDEISMLSSSTLDCVDKVCRKLRDTDEPFGGVQVVLVGDFFQLPPISNANSLKDFAYNSKAWTALAPVVCYLSEQHRQEDPELLSLLSAIRRNEVEEMHFEYIQSRINTGEQISESITRLLQKMFLLMH; this comes from the coding sequence ATGACTCAACGCGAAGCCCTAAACATACTAAAAACTGGTGCGAGTGTATTTCTAACTGGCGAACCCGGCGCTGGTAAGTCTTATGTTATTCGTGAATACGTAGATTATCTCCATGAGCACGGTATTGAGCCAGCTATTACAGCTTCGACCGGTATTGCTGCGACACATATACACGGGCAGACTATTCACTCATGGAGTGGTATTGGAATAAAAGATTTTTTGTCTCCATATGACTTGGAGGCATTGTCAGAAAAAGAATATCTAGTAAAACGCTTGAAGAACACAACTACACTTATAATCGATGAGATTTCTATGCTTTCTAGTTCTACTCTAGATTGTGTAGACAAAGTTTGTCGTAAACTTCGAGATACAGACGAACCTTTTGGTGGAGTTCAGGTTGTACTCGTAGGAGATTTTTTCCAACTTCCACCGATTTCAAACGCAAATAGTTTAAAAGATTTTGCTTATAATTCTAAGGCATGGACTGCTCTTGCTCCTGTAGTTTGTTATTTATCCGAACAACATCGCCAAGAAGATCCAGAGTTGCTGTCATTACTATCAGCAATCCGCAGAAACGAAGTCGAAGAAATGCATTTTGAATATATACAGTCTCGTATAAACACAGGTGAACAAATTTCAGAATCTATAACTCGTCTTTTACAAAAAATGTTTCTGTTGATGCATTGA
- a CDS encoding helix-turn-helix domain-containing protein: protein MNSQSLGKLTGMDHKYNMDSKGKASMVEALKKGCLSPEVLVLKKDSVVMFTKNNPQAGFANGTLGKVVDFDSLSHYPIVLTRSGRRITVEPAEWLIEEDGKVRARISQLPLRLAWAITVHKSQGMSLDAAVMDLRDVFEYGQGYVALSRVRTLAGIYLHGINQKSLQVHPGVLETDESFRNKSTDAAYYFESLDSSAIKIMHDNFIKACGGSVEKLAADKMSKKTKDKTEEKTLALLEEGCSIEDIKERRGFTEGTIIDHIANLVKNGKFEKDRVRELCSKDLLDCLPSIFKAFKTEGFEKLAPVHAYLKGTYTYDELKLARILY from the coding sequence TTGAATTCACAATCTCTAGGCAAGCTTACTGGTATGGATCACAAGTACAACATGGATTCAAAAGGCAAAGCTTCTATGGTCGAAGCTCTAAAAAAAGGATGTTTATCTCCGGAGGTTTTAGTACTAAAAAAAGATAGTGTGGTTATGTTCACAAAGAACAATCCACAAGCTGGTTTTGCAAACGGAACACTAGGCAAGGTTGTAGATTTCGATAGCTTGTCTCACTACCCAATAGTTCTAACTCGCAGTGGTAGACGGATCACTGTCGAACCTGCTGAATGGTTAATCGAAGAAGACGGTAAAGTGCGCGCGCGTATATCTCAGCTTCCACTCAGACTCGCTTGGGCGATCACTGTTCACAAGTCACAAGGTATGTCACTCGACGCAGCAGTGATGGACTTGCGTGATGTATTTGAATACGGCCAAGGCTACGTTGCGCTTTCTCGTGTGCGAACACTCGCTGGGATATATTTACACGGTATAAACCAGAAATCTCTCCAGGTTCATCCAGGGGTTCTAGAGACAGATGAATCTTTTCGCAACAAGTCCACAGACGCTGCATATTATTTTGAGTCACTTGATAGCTCTGCTATAAAAATCATGCATGATAACTTTATCAAAGCTTGTGGTGGTAGTGTTGAAAAGTTAGCAGCCGACAAGATGTCTAAAAAAACCAAAGATAAAACTGAAGAGAAAACTCTAGCGTTACTAGAAGAGGGTTGCTCTATTGAAGATATAAAAGAGCGAAGAGGTTTTACTGAAGGTACAATCATCGACCATATCGCCAACCTTGTAAAAAATGGAAAATTTGAAAAAGATCGAGTCCGAGAACTTTGTTCAAAAGATTTGCTTGATTGCCTACCTTCTATATTCAAGGCTTTCAAGACAGAAGGTTTTGAAAAGCTCGCACCCGTGCATGCATATCTAAAAGGTACATATACATACGACGAACTCAAGCTTGCGAGGATTCTATACTAG
- a CDS encoding FAD-dependent oxidoreductase → MKIKIIKGKINKIVDLSKTAKEVEIKLSEPLDFSAGAFVNLFINIDGQKIRRAYSIASSPEEKDIIKIAMRLTPNGKMSTLFWTKDMTGEELEIMGPLGLNTVDKMNRKKVYLFGFGIGAGVTKGLVEYFKDMLDLEKLTIFTGSKFENEVLYKDYFENLTHQNNKIEFNFTVSRPEENSNCTKGYIQDHIGKYDFNNSDIYICGQESACNELVAKIKSLNPIDYDLFVEGFH, encoded by the coding sequence ATGAAAATAAAAATAATAAAAGGAAAAATAAATAAAATTGTCGACTTATCGAAGACTGCAAAAGAAGTTGAGATAAAGCTCAGTGAACCCCTAGATTTCTCGGCTGGAGCTTTTGTAAATCTGTTTATAAATATCGATGGCCAGAAAATTCGCAGAGCGTACTCGATAGCTTCTAGTCCAGAAGAAAAAGACATAATAAAAATAGCCATGCGACTTACTCCAAATGGTAAGATGTCTACCCTCTTTTGGACCAAGGATATGACTGGAGAAGAACTCGAAATAATGGGACCACTAGGACTAAACACTGTAGATAAAATGAATCGGAAAAAAGTATATTTATTTGGATTTGGTATTGGTGCTGGTGTGACAAAGGGACTTGTAGAATATTTCAAAGATATGCTCGATCTGGAAAAACTCACTATATTTACTGGAAGTAAATTTGAAAACGAAGTCTTGTATAAAGACTATTTCGAAAATCTAACTCACCAAAATAACAAAATAGAATTCAACTTTACAGTTTCAAGACCTGAAGAAAATTCAAATTGCACAAAAGGCTATATTCAAGATCATATAGGCAAATATGATTTCAATAATTCAGATATATACATATGCGGCCAAGAATCGGCTTGCAACGAACTTGTAGCTAAAATAAAAAGTTTAAATCCAATCGATTATGATTTGTTTGTAGAAGGATTTCACTAG
- a CDS encoding FAD:protein FMN transferase produces the protein MNKEYEFKMKAMGTECFISIISNDEVKAGVLGVQALNTIKEYEKKFSRFLPDSELSKLNEKKEMNVSREFMEVISEAFMLYKKTKGIFNPLVQIERFGYDKTYTELTPQDTPIDLCYDIDFDSVKIDIENNKITLADCQKLDFGGVLKGYLAEKIAQNIIENESVSGVIVNLGGDICTRGLDEHNRKFIFSIYNPVNPDKNEPVEIFNQSLATSGTYKRVWDRSGNKINHILNKSGTGNTDSGTISASIIHESGSSAEAFAKVFLSLPIKDVNVLFAESKIKYITITESGVVNKNI, from the coding sequence ATGAATAAAGAATATGAATTTAAGATGAAAGCGATGGGCACAGAGTGCTTTATATCAATCATATCTAATGATGAGGTAAAAGCAGGTGTACTTGGAGTGCAGGCGCTAAACACAATAAAAGAATATGAAAAAAAATTCTCTAGATTCCTACCTGACAGTGAACTATCAAAGCTGAATGAAAAAAAAGAGATGAATGTTTCTAGAGAGTTTATGGAAGTTATAAGTGAAGCATTTATGCTTTATAAAAAAACGAAAGGAATATTTAATCCGCTCGTACAGATTGAGCGTTTCGGGTATGACAAAACATATACAGAGCTTACACCACAAGACACCCCGATAGATCTATGTTATGACATTGATTTTGATAGTGTAAAAATCGATATAGAGAATAATAAAATCACTCTAGCTGATTGCCAAAAATTGGATTTCGGAGGAGTCTTGAAGGGATATCTCGCCGAAAAAATAGCCCAAAATATAATTGAAAATGAAAGTGTAAGTGGAGTGATTGTAAATCTAGGCGGAGATATATGCACACGAGGTCTAGACGAACACAATAGAAAATTTATCTTCAGTATCTACAATCCAGTCAATCCAGATAAAAATGAACCCGTAGAAATATTCAACCAAAGCCTAGCCACAAGTGGAACATACAAAAGGGTTTGGGATAGATCTGGCAATAAAATAAATCACATACTAAACAAGTCTGGAACCGGCAATACTGACAGTGGAACAATCTCAGCAAGCATAATACACGAAAGTGGATCTAGCGCAGAAGCGTTCGCAAAAGTGTTCTTGAGCTTACCTATAAAAGATGTGAACGTACTATTTGCAGAATCAAAAATAAAATATATAACCATAACAGAATCTGGGGTTGTAAATAAAAATATATGA
- a CDS encoding response regulator transcription factor, with amino-acid sequence MRILLVEDNEKLAKYTKQMLYEEGYSVDVISDGIAGERMARSGSHDLLILDIMLPSKDGIAVCKSLRESDVNLPIIMITARGEVDDRVLGLDSGADDYLVKPFEMKELLARIRALLRRPESKISETLSIQDITLDSTKHQVFKKGVLIPLTLKEYSILEYLMRNVDTVVSREQLLEHCWDFAYSAFSNITDVYIKRLREKFKDTDEKYIKTIRGVGYVFNSK; translated from the coding sequence ATGAGAATACTTTTAGTCGAAGACAACGAAAAATTGGCCAAATATACCAAGCAAATGCTCTACGAGGAGGGGTATTCTGTAGATGTGATTTCTGATGGTATTGCCGGTGAACGTATGGCAAGATCCGGTTCGCATGATCTCTTAATCCTCGATATTATGCTTCCGTCCAAGGATGGCATAGCAGTTTGCAAAAGTCTCCGCGAGAGTGATGTAAATTTGCCCATAATCATGATCACAGCAAGGGGAGAGGTAGATGACAGGGTCTTAGGTCTCGATAGTGGTGCCGATGACTATCTAGTGAAGCCGTTTGAGATGAAAGAGCTTTTAGCCAGAATTCGCGCACTACTCCGTAGGCCAGAATCAAAGATTAGTGAGACTCTCTCTATTCAAGATATAACCCTGGATAGTACAAAGCATCAGGTTTTCAAAAAAGGTGTTCTGATCCCTCTAACACTAAAAGAATATTCGATTCTCGAATATCTTATGCGCAATGTCGATACAGTAGTTTCGCGTGAGCAACTTCTCGAACATTGTTGGGATTTTGCATATAGTGCATTTAGTAACATAACAGATGTTTATATAAAAAGATTGCGTGAAAAATTTAAAGATACAGATGAAAAATATATTAAAACAATTCGAGGTGTCGGGTATGTCTTCAACTCCAAGTAA